The Oncorhynchus nerka isolate Pitt River linkage group LG9a, Oner_Uvic_2.0, whole genome shotgun sequence genome has a segment encoding these proteins:
- the LOC135573385 gene encoding sodium/nucleoside cotransporter 2-like — YDLCFYITGYVAYFITACILDFERSIALVVLTSLAVVSKAYDLVKTYHGNSITKCFIPAQRCYNNFWGWIIGVFVVAVLVLLVTWLVVDTSKRPEQLISFGGVCMFILVIFIFSAHRTEVAWRSVFWGLGLQFCIGLFVIRTETGLTAFQWLGEQVQIFLNYTKHGSSFVFGPLVSDIFAFQALPIVIFFSSVMSVLYFLGIMQWLIIKIAWVMQITMGTSPTETLSVAGNIFVGQTEAPLLVRPYLMDMTKSEVHAVMVGGFATIAGSVMGAFISFGIDASSMLSASVMAAPCALAISKLSYPETEESKFTSEENIKVACGDEQNILEAASSGASTSIGLVANIAANLIAFVAILAFINASLGWLGGLVGFPSITFEVCSRQLHIP, encoded by the exons TATGACCTTTGTTTCTATATCACAGGCTATGTGGCATACTTCATCACAGCATGCATATTAGACTTTGAGAGGTCCATTGCCCTTGTGGTCCTCACCAGTTTGGCAGTTGTCTCCAAAGCCTATGACCTTGTGAAGACATACCATGGAAATAGCATAACCAAATGTTTCATACCAGCTCAAAGATGCTACAACAATTTCTGGGGATGGATAATAGG AGTTTTCGTTGTTGCGGTGCTGGTCCTGCTAGTGACTTGGCTCGTTGTGGACACAAGCAAGCGACCAGAGCAGCTCATCTCATTTGGAGGCGTCTGCATGTTCATTCTAGTCATTTTCATCTTCTCAGCCCACAGGACAGAG gTGGCATGGAGGTCAGTTTTTTGGGGTCTTGGTTTACAATTCTGTATCGGACTGTTTGTCATAAGGACAGAGACGGGACTCACAGCCTTCCAATGGCTTGGAGAGCAAGTGCAG ATATTCTTGAACTACACAAAACACGGGTCATCATTTGTTTTTGGACCACTAGTATCCGACATCTTCGCATTTCAG GCTTTGCCCATTGTGATATTCTTCAGCAGTGTGATGTCAGTTCTTTATTTCCTTGGAATAATGCAATGGCTCATCATTAAG ATCGCATGGGTAATGCAGATAACGATGGGAACCTCACCCACTGAGACCTTGAGTGTTGCAGGCAACATATTTGTTGGACAG ACTGAAGCGCCATTGCTGGTTCGCCCCTATTTGATGGACATGACCAAATCTGAAGTGCATGCTGTCATGGTTGGAGGCTTTGCCACCATTGCAGGAAGTGTGATGGGTGCATTCATCTCATTTGGT ATTGATGCATCCTCTATGTTATCTGCCTCTGTCATGGCTGCCCCATGTGCCTTGGCAATCTCCAAGCTGTCCTATCCGGAGACAGAAGAGAGCAAATTTACATCAGAGGAAAATATCAAAGTGGCTTGTGG TGATGAACAGAACATTTTGGAAGCAGCTAGCAGTGGAGCATCTACATCAATAGGCCTTGTTGCTAATATAGCTGCCAACTTGATTGCATTCGTTGCGATACTGGCATTCATCAATGCATCTCTTGGCTGGCTGGGAGGCCTGGTGGGATTTCCCTCTATCACATTTGAGGTATGCTCCAGGCAGCTCCACATACCTTAA